The genomic region GGGCAGGTCGGGGCGGTCGCGCAGCTCGTCGTAGTCGGCGACGCCGTCGTCGAGGAAGTCCGCCCACCGGCGCCGCGCCGCGTCCTCGCCGGCCTCGGGCAGCTCCAGGCCGGCGGGCAGCCGGGGCCGGGGGAGCTCGGTCGTGCCCTCGTCGAGGTGCTGCCACGCGACCCCGGAGGGGGCCTCGACCGGGCCACGCCAGCCGTGCTCGGCCCAGGCGTGGGAGAACGGCGTGAAGACCTGGTACGCCGACCCGTCGGCCTTGCGGACCCGACCCGGCGACACGGCGTACGCCGAACCGGTCCGGACCAGTGCGACCCCCCTCGCGGCGAGCGCGGCCTCCACCTCCCGGTCGCGTCGGGCGCCGTACGGACCGTGGTCGGCGGCGATGTGCACCTCGCTGGCGCCGACGGCCTCGGCGGCCCGGGGGACCTGAGCTGCCGGGTCGCCGCGGACCACCGTGAGCCGACCGCCCTCGGCGCGCAGGGACGCGTCCAGCGCGCTCAGGGAGGCGAGGAGATAGGCGCGCCGGCTGGGACCGGCCGGTCCCCACAGCGCGGGGTCCAGGACGAACAGCGCCAGCACCGGGCCGGAGGCGCACGCCGCCCGGAGCGCGGGGTTGTCACCCAGTCGCAGGTCGCGGCGGAACCAGAAGACGGCGGTCATCGTCGCTCCACGATGACAGCGCCGGGGTGACCTGGGTCAAATCTGGAACAAGTCAAATGTGCGGGGGTATCGCCCATAGGACAGAATGGCCGGGTGAGCGACCTGATCGACACCACCGAGATGTACCTCCGGACCATCTATGAGCTGGTCGAGGAGGGGATCGTCCCGCTGCGTGCGCGGATCGCCGAGCGCCTGCACCAGAGCGGCCCGACGGTCTCCCAGACCGTGGCCCGCATGGAGCGCGACGGTCTGCTGACCGTCGAGGGCGACCGCCACCTCGAGCTCACCGCGGAAGGCCAGCGCCTCGCCACCCGGGTGATGCGCAAGCACCGCCTCGCCGAGCGGCTCCTGACCGACGTGATCGGGCTGGACTGGGAGCTCGTGCACGAGGAGGCCTGCCGCTGGGAGCACGTGATGTCCGAGACCGTCGAGCGACGCCTCCTCGAGCTGCTGGGCCAGCCCACCGAGTCGCCGTACGGCAACCCGATCCCGGGCCTGGCGGAGCTGGGCCAGACCGCCGTCGCCGAGGACTTCATGGACGGCGTCGAGCCGCTCTCGCGGGTCGCCAGCCAAGCCGAGGGCCGGGTGCTGGTGCGCCGCATCTCCGAGGAGATGCAGAAGGACGAGGTCCTGATGAGCGCCCTGCGGCGGGTGGGCGCGACGCCGGACAAGAACATCACTGTGATCACGACCGGCGACGGCGTGCTTCTCGGCTCCGGCGGCGAGACCGCCGAGATCGTGCCCGAGGCGGCCGACCACATCTTCGTCAAGCGGCTCTGAGGTCGCGCGCCTCGACGAGCGCGGTGAGGAACTCGCTGCACCCGACGTCGAGGCGGTACGTCGCGAGCGGGTCGCCCCGGGTGGCGCCACGGTTGGCGATCACCACCGGGGTGCCCGCCTGGGCGGCGCGCTTGACGAAGCGCAGTCCGCTCATGACCGTGAGGCTGGAGCCGGCGACCAGCAGCGCGCCGTCGGTGTCCGCGAGCGCGTCGACGGCGTCGTAGCAGCGCTGCACCCGCGCGGGCGGGACGTTCTCGCCGAAGAACACCACGTCCGGCTTGAGGATGCCGCCGCACCCCGCGCAGTCCGGCACCACGAAGCCGTCGGTCTCCTCCAGCGCGACGTCGCCGTCGGGGCGCACCTCCACCTCGACGTGGCGCTCGGCCCAGCCGGGGTTGAGCTCGGAGAGCCGCCGGTGCAGCTCGGCGCGGGTGGTGGTCGCGCGACAGCCCAGGCACACGACCTCGGCGATGCGCCCGTGCAGGGCCACCATCCGCCGGGTGCCGACCGCCTCGTGCAGGCCGTCGACGTTCTGGGTGATCAGCAGCTCGGCGTCGAGCCGGGCCACCGCGTGGTGGCCGGGGTTGGGGTCCGCACGTCGCATCCGGCCCCAGCCGACGTGGCTGCGCGCCCAGTAGCGACGCCGAGCCTCGGGGCCCGAGACGAACTCGCCGTACGTCATCGGCATCCGGGCCGGGGCGTGCGGGCCGCGGTAGTCCGGGATGCCGGAGTCGGTGGACAGGCCGGCGCCGGTGAGCACCACCAGCGGGCGGTCCGCGAGCAGGTCGAGGGCGTGGTCCATCAGGCGTAGCGGGCGGCCGAGCGGGCGCGCGCCTTGGCCGCCTCCACCTCGCGGTCCTTGGGCGGCGCGGTGGTGACCAGCTCGGCGAGCAGGTGCTGGGTCGCGTGCGCGACCTCCGCGACCGCCCGGTCGAAGGCCGCCTGGTTGGCCTGCGAGGGCTTGGCGGCCCCGCTGACCTTGCGGACGTACTGCAGCGCCGCGGCGTGCACCTCCTCGGAGGTGGCCGGCGGCTCGAAGTTGTGGAGCTGGCGGATGTTGCGGCACATGCCTCCAGCGTACGGCGGGGCGCCGGTGGTGCGCCCTGGCTCACACGCCGAGCAGCCGGGCGCCCTCGTCGGTGCTGAGCACGAGCCGTCCGTCGGGCAGCGGCACGGTGCGCACGCGCGCGGTCGGGGTGTCCAGGTCGGCCAGCGTCCGCTCGGTGAACCGGCCGTCCTCGACGTGCAGGGCGACGATCCGTCCCTGCTCACCGCTCCATCCGCGCTCGACGACGGCGACCAGGGTCCGCTGCTCGGGCAGCCAGGTCAGCTGGCGGGGGTCCTCGGCGGCGGCGAAGCGGGTGCCGCGGCCGAGGGACAGGGCGTCGGTGCGGCGCAGATCGCTCAGGTCGGTGACGTCGAACAGGCCCGCCTGGGCGCCCCAGCCCTTGTCGGTCGGTCCCTCCCCGAGGCCGATCACCCGGCGCGGCCCGAGCGGGTGGAGGTAGGCGGAGAAGCCGGGGACCTCCAGCTCGCCGAGGTCGCGGGGGGCCGCGGGGTCGCGGAGGTAGATCGCGTGCACCGGGTCGATGCGGCGGAAGGTCACCAGCAGGGCCAGATGGTCGAACCAGCGCACGGCGGTGAGGTCCTGGCGCACCCCGATCGCCTCGACCCGGCCGATCTCGACCAGCGTGTCCCCCCGCTGGGCGAGGGTGACCACGGAGGTGGCGTCGTCGGTGCGCCGCGAGCGCTCCACGGCCAGTCGCAGCACGCCGTCGTGCTCGTCCATCGACCACCGGTCGGCGAGGGTGCCGTCCACGTGCCCGCTGGCGACGTACGTCGTGGCGGTGTCGGCGAGCTCGAAGGCGTGCACGGTGGCCCGCCCATCGGGGATCTTGATGCCGGTGACCGGGCCCGTGCTCCGGTCGACGGACCACAGCCCGCCGCCGACGTCGTGCTCGGCGGTGGCGAGGTAGAGCCGGTCCTCGGAGAGGTAGGCGAGGTCGGCGGACGCGGCGAGGGTGGTGACGGAGCGGGCGCTTTGGTCACGGGGGTCCAGGCCGACGACGCTGACCGTGCCGAGTCCGTCGGGGCGGCTCGGCACGGCGACCCCGGAGCAGTCCACGAGCGGCTCGGTGCGGCCCTCGACGGTGACCGTGGGCAGCCAGTCCTCGAGGGTGGTGCGCCGCACGAGCGCGCGGTTGTGCTCGACGGCCACGGCGCGCTTGCGTCCCCACCGGACCATGAAGTCGAGGTCGGGCAGTGGTGCGGCCAGCACCAGCCGCACGGTGTCGTCGTGCTGGCGGGCCTCGATGAGCGCTCCGTCGAAGCGGGTCGTGCCGATGATCTCCGGGATCCCGGGGTCGCTCAGGTCGACGCTCGTGGCTTCCACCTCGCCGTCAAAGCCGGTCAGGGCCAGCGCGGTGTCCCCGACCAGGAGCAGCTCCCCGCTGCCGAAGCGGGCGCCCAGATCGATCTCGCCCCGGGGGACCGCGTCGGCGCCCGTGACGTCGAGGACGCGGAGCACCCCGGTGTCGGTGAGGCGCACGAGCAGCTCGCCGTCGGTCTTCACGAGGTCCGGCTCGTCCACGCCGCTCTCCTGCACGTTGGTCCCGGTCGCGCTGCCGGGGGCGCGCTGCGCGCTCGGCGCAGCGGCGTGCACCATGGCGAGCCCGGATGCGTCGCGGTAGACGACGTCGGGGCGGTGCCGCCAGCCGGTGGGCCCGACGTGCTCGAGGCCGCGGGCGACGTAGAAGTCGAGCAGCTCGGCGCACGAGGACGCCGCGCGCAGCTCGCCGCTCGCCGGGGCGATGACCGGAGTGCCGACCGGGAGGCGAGCGGCACCCGGTTGCGTCGTGGGGTCCTCATCGACGGTGCCGAGGAGGACCACGGCACCGGCGCCGAGCGCCGCCGCGAGCAGTGCGGTGGCGGCGAGCACGAGGCGGGGCTGGGTGCGAGGGCTCATGGCAGGTGTGACGGCGCCCGCGCGGGTGTGGTTCCGCCTGTCAGAGTGTCGCCATGGCCGACCACGAGAGCGCACCCGCACCCGACCGTCCCGAGCGCGACCTCGACCTGGTGCTGTTCGGCGCCACCGGTTTCACCGGCGAGCTCGCCGCCGACTACCTGGCCCGCAACGCCCCGCACGGCCTGCGCTGGGCGCTCGCCGGACGCAGCGAGGAGCGCCTGGCGGCGGTCCGCGACCGGCTCGCCGCGACCGACGCCGACCTCGGCGAGCTCGAGCTGATCCGCGCCGACGTCACCGACCCCGCGTCGCTCGCGGCCGTCGCGGGCCGGGCGCGGGTCGTGATCACGACGGTCGGGCCCTACCTCACCCACGGCGAGCCGCTGGTCGCGGCGTGCGCGGCCGCCGGCACCGACTACGTCGACCTCACCGGCGAGCCCGAGTTCGTCGACCGGATGTACCTCGCCCACCACGCCACCGCCGAGCGGACCGGCGCCCGGCTCGTGCACGCCTGCGGCTTCGACTCGGTGCCGCACGACCTCGGGGCGCTCTACACGGTCCAGGAGCTGCAGGCAGCCGGCCCGGTGTCGGTGCGCGGCGTCGTACGGGCCGGCGCGACGTTCTCCGGCGGGACCTTCCACTCGGCGCTGACCGCCGTGTCCCGGGCGCGGCAGATGCGGGAGGCGGCCGCGGAGCGTCGCCGGGTCGAGCCCCGTCCCGACGGCCGCTCCTCGCGCGCCGTGGCCGGGCGCCCCCACCGGGACCCGCTGCTCGGCTGGTGGCTGCTGCCGCTGCCCACCATCGACCCGCTCGTGGTCGCGCGCAGCGGGGCCGCGCTCGAGGCGTACGGCCCGAAGTTCACCTACTCCCACTACGCCGGCACCCGGTCCCTGCCGTACGCCGTGGGCGGGGCGCTCGGCGTGGGCGCGCTCGCGCTCGGCGCCCAGGTCGGTCCGCTGCGCCGGGCGATGCTGAGCCGGGTCAAGCAGGGCGAGGGTCCCTCGCCGGAGCGTCGGGAGAAGTCCTGGTTCAGCGTGGACTTCGTCGGCGAGGGCGGCGGACGCACGGTGCGCACCCGGGTCTCGGGCGGCGACCCGGGCTACGACGAGACCGCGAAGATGCTCGCGGAGTCGGCGCTGTGCCTCGCCTTCGACGACAACCCGCACACCGCCGGGCAGGTGACCACCGCGCAGGCAATGGGGGCCAACCTGACCGCGCGGCTGCGGGCGGCGGGGATGCGCTTCGAGACCCTGGACTGAGCGCTCAGGCCCAGATCGCTCAGGCCCAGATCGCTCAGGCCCAGATCGCGCCGGGCCGGCCGCCGTCGACGGTGACCACCGATC from Nocardioides sp. dk884 harbors:
- a CDS encoding metal-dependent transcriptional regulator, with amino-acid sequence MSDLIDTTEMYLRTIYELVEEGIVPLRARIAERLHQSGPTVSQTVARMERDGLLTVEGDRHLELTAEGQRLATRVMRKHRLAERLLTDVIGLDWELVHEEACRWEHVMSETVERRLLELLGQPTESPYGNPIPGLAELGQTAVAEDFMDGVEPLSRVASQAEGRVLVRRISEEMQKDEVLMSALRRVGATPDKNITVITTGDGVLLGSGGETAEIVPEAADHIFVKRL
- a CDS encoding Sir2 family NAD-dependent protein deacetylase gives rise to the protein MDHALDLLADRPLVVLTGAGLSTDSGIPDYRGPHAPARMPMTYGEFVSGPEARRRYWARSHVGWGRMRRADPNPGHHAVARLDAELLITQNVDGLHEAVGTRRMVALHGRIAEVVCLGCRATTTRAELHRRLSELNPGWAERHVEVEVRPDGDVALEETDGFVVPDCAGCGGILKPDVVFFGENVPPARVQRCYDAVDALADTDGALLVAGSSLTVMSGLRFVKRAAQAGTPVVIANRGATRGDPLATYRLDVGCSEFLTALVEARDLRAA
- a CDS encoding DUF2277 domain-containing protein — protein: MCRNIRQLHNFEPPATSEEVHAAALQYVRKVSGAAKPSQANQAAFDRAVAEVAHATQHLLAELVTTAPPKDREVEAAKARARSAARYA
- a CDS encoding beta-propeller domain-containing protein; the protein is MSPRTQPRLVLAATALLAAALGAGAVVLLGTVDEDPTTQPGAARLPVGTPVIAPASGELRAASSCAELLDFYVARGLEHVGPTGWRHRPDVVYRDASGLAMVHAAAPSAQRAPGSATGTNVQESGVDEPDLVKTDGELLVRLTDTGVLRVLDVTGADAVPRGEIDLGARFGSGELLLVGDTALALTGFDGEVEATSVDLSDPGIPEIIGTTRFDGALIEARQHDDTVRLVLAAPLPDLDFMVRWGRKRAVAVEHNRALVRRTTLEDWLPTVTVEGRTEPLVDCSGVAVPSRPDGLGTVSVVGLDPRDQSARSVTTLAASADLAYLSEDRLYLATAEHDVGGGLWSVDRSTGPVTGIKIPDGRATVHAFELADTATTYVASGHVDGTLADRWSMDEHDGVLRLAVERSRRTDDATSVVTLAQRGDTLVEIGRVEAIGVRQDLTAVRWFDHLALLVTFRRIDPVHAIYLRDPAAPRDLGELEVPGFSAYLHPLGPRRVIGLGEGPTDKGWGAQAGLFDVTDLSDLRRTDALSLGRGTRFAAAEDPRQLTWLPEQRTLVAVVERGWSGEQGRIVALHVEDGRFTERTLADLDTPTARVRTVPLPDGRLVLSTDEGARLLGV
- a CDS encoding saccharopine dehydrogenase family protein, encoding MADHESAPAPDRPERDLDLVLFGATGFTGELAADYLARNAPHGLRWALAGRSEERLAAVRDRLAATDADLGELELIRADVTDPASLAAVAGRARVVITTVGPYLTHGEPLVAACAAAGTDYVDLTGEPEFVDRMYLAHHATAERTGARLVHACGFDSVPHDLGALYTVQELQAAGPVSVRGVVRAGATFSGGTFHSALTAVSRARQMREAAAERRRVEPRPDGRSSRAVAGRPHRDPLLGWWLLPLPTIDPLVVARSGAALEAYGPKFTYSHYAGTRSLPYAVGGALGVGALALGAQVGPLRRAMLSRVKQGEGPSPERREKSWFSVDFVGEGGGRTVRTRVSGGDPGYDETAKMLAESALCLAFDDNPHTAGQVTTAQAMGANLTARLRAAGMRFETLD